Proteins encoded together in one Oncorhynchus mykiss isolate Arlee chromosome 7, USDA_OmykA_1.1, whole genome shotgun sequence window:
- the LOC110528500 gene encoding twist-related protein 2-like, translating to MREEVSCANSPEGGLGASEEELERGSKKSGPTGGRKRVPYPKKDSLGRAEERAVVSGSPNCLVPSGPKRQKKQQSSPTSVVCVAPSVLSSSGLGLGPGGEPFEDLHTQRVIANVRERQRTQSLNDAFASLRKIIPTLPSDKLSKIQILKLASRYIDFLYQVLQSDEMDAKLASCNYLAHERLSYAFSVWRMEGAWAMSASH from the coding sequence ATGCGTGAGGAGGTTTCCTGTGCCAACTCCCCTGAAGGGGGGCTGGGGGCCAGCGAGGAGGAGCTGGAGAGGGGCTCCAAGAAGAGTGGGCCAACAGGGGGGCGAAAGCGGGTGCCGTACCCCAAGAAGGACAGTTTGGGTCGGGCCGAGGAGAGGGCCGTGGTCAGCGGGAGCCCCAACTGCCTTGTTCCGTCAGGGCCAAAGCGGCAGAAGAAGCAACAGAGCTCCCCCACGTCGGTGGTGTGTGTGGCCCCATCCGTGCTGAGCTCCAGCGGCCTTGGTTTGGGCCCGGGCGGCGAGCCCTTCGAGGACCTGCACACTCAGCGAGTGATCGCCAACGTTCGCGAGCGCCAGCGCACGCAGTCACTGAACGACGCCTTTGCCTCGCTGCGTAAGATCATCCCCACTCTGCCCTCCGACAAACTTAGCAAGATACAGATCCTGAAACTGGCGTCACGCTACATCGACTTCCTGTACCAGGTGCTGCAGAGTGATGAGATGGACGCCAAGCTGGCTAGCTGCAACTACCTAGCCCACGAACGCCTCAGCTACGCCTTTTCCGTCTGGAGGATGGAGGGTGCCTGGGCAATGTCTGCCAGCCACTAG